A segment of the Capricornis sumatraensis isolate serow.1 chromosome 8, serow.2, whole genome shotgun sequence genome:
agggtcacaaagagttggacaagactgagcgagtAAGCACAATGCCAGCATTGATTTGCTAGGGCTCATTTCTGAATCATATTCTCCAGAAATGCAATTGCTCACTGCCCTTAAACCCAGCTTCAATATGTCTGGCTTCATGCATGAACGGGGTGAAAGACTCTCTTAACAATTTTCTGAATCTTACATATTTGGTACATAAATTGTTTTTGCATCAGTTGTTTTTGTAGGAAAAAAGACTAGggctttctcttcatttctgtaaTCTAAATGAACAGAACATGGGAGATTTGGCTCTTCTTTGGTTAATGGACAATCCCTAAGTGAAAACTTGAGTAAACTATGGAATCTCTAAGGGACTAAGGACAGATTAAGGTACAGGATGCAAATGCAATCCCCCCAGGTCCCTATTTTACATAGAGTATTTCCCTGGGGAAGAGATTGAACAAGCTTCTGCCGCATTTATAAGTCAGTGCATTATAGCATTACACTCACATTAAATCTGTGACTTACCAagtgacaaaaataataataaagaagaatgtttatttttctctgctgCTTGAGTAGACtgaaagtcataaagagaaattatGATCTATATTTCTAAAAGATTTTGAAGTCAAATCAGAAAATACATGTGGGCTGCATTCTCTTAGAATCAAAGGAACCAAAGCTTCAGAACCTGAAATTGCCCTACTAAGACCAGAGGGTAAAACCAATGATAAGAAAGCCCTGGGGTTTTCTGAAGAAAGGAAGGTGAGTTTCTCAATTCCATTTATTCACGCCCTTCTTGTTTGAAATGGAAGTCCAAGGATCTAAGATATCGCAATTTATTTCCAATTTAGCACCCTGAGACTCAcataaaacttagaaaaatatctattcaaggcATGGATCAGAGACTGCTCAGAGACATGGGGCCTGAAAGGATGCATTAGATCAGTCAGTAAGTTCCCTCTCCGTGGATGGAAGTCTCACTCATCTACAGTTACAGCTTTTACTCTGTAATGTGGGGTGAAGAGTTAACCTCTCATAGACTCTGGCCATTCAGTTTTAGTTAAGAAGCAATTTTCTTTGTTCTCACCTCACCAGTCTAATCTGCTTTAAAGGCCAGCACCTAATTGCTAGAGTCTCTGCCTATAGTCTTACTGGTGAGGGGAGACTCCAAGTAAAAGGAGAAATGTTGAGATGTGGGAAGAATGAGTCAACCCTGCTCCAAACCTCTCCTTTATCCACTGTCTGTTTCTCTCCCAGTGCAGTCAAGTCTGCACAGCGCAGTGGTTTCCTTCCTTCTGTAGGCTAAGTTTTGATATTCTTTTCTACTTAGTTTATAAAGATCCCAAAAAGTGAAATTCCCTGTCACTCAGAATCAGGATAATGGTAACACAGTTCCGTGAGAGAGTAGGTAAGACAATTCCATGAGTCCAAGCTGGGTTATTCTCAGATATCCCAGCCCAAATACTACACTTGTGAGAGGAGATACTGTGTGAAAATTGAGTCATTGTTCTGTATGTAACTTTTTCTTCTGTGCTCACAGATCACCTTAGAGAAGAATGGCTCCTGGAAATGGCTCTTTTGTGACAAAATTCATTCTGTTGGGATTAACCAACCAGCCAGATCTCCAACTCCCTCTGTTCTTCCTGTTCCTAGGAATGTACATGGTCACTGTGCTGGGAAATTTGGGATTGATAATCCTAATTGCACTGAATTCACACTTACACACTcccatgtactttttcctttttaacttgtCTCTCATAgacctctgttattctactgtatTTACACCCAAGATGCTGATTAACTTCTTATCAAAGAAGAATATTATCTCTTACATGGGGTGCATGACCCAGCTCTacttcttctgttttttcagCATTTCTGAATGCTATGTGCTGACAtcaatggcctatgaccgctatgtggccatctgtaagCCACTCTTATATAACACTGCCATGTCCCCTAAAGTGTGTTCCAGCCTTATGCTTGGTTCCTACTTGATGGCATTTTCTGGTGCCATGGCTCACACTGGATGCATGCTGAGAGTGACCTTCTGTGATGCAAACACCATCAACCATTATTTCTGTGACATCCTCCCTCTGCTTGAGCTCTCCTGCACAAGTACCTACGTCAGTGAGCTGGAAGTGTTTATTGTAGTGGGCATTAATATCATTGTGCCCAGTCTCACCATCTTTGTCTCTTATGGTCTCATCCTCACCAACATCCTCCACATCAGCTCCACAGAGGGCAGGTCCAAAGCCTTCAGCACCTGCAGTTCACACATCATTGctgtttctctcttctttggATCAGGGGCATTCATGTATCTCAAACCACCTTCTGCTGTGTCTATGGATGAGGGGAAAATCTCTTCCGTCTTTTACACCAATATGGCTCCTATGATTAACCCATTAATCTACAGCTTGAGGAACAAAGATGTTAAACTTGCTCTGAGAAAAACTCTGAGTAGGAGACAGTTTTAATTAGAACTGTCTGTGTACACAAGTAACTTGTACCATGAGAggttgagtttttaattttattgacaaCCTTCTTaccatatttttaatctttttttaaacctAGTATCTTAAAGAAATTTGAGTCctatttgaataatttatttccatttttataaattttctcactgttttcaaaatacatatcatatctttttcttgcatagtaataatattaaatagtgaacatattatctttttcattatcattttgaaattatttttccactGGGAAAAGACAAATGGCCTCCAAATAATGAATTACATAACATTAGACTGAATCATATTACATGGGTTACTGTTAATCTATCAACTTGTATTaagaaggataaataaaatactcTGTTTCTACTCTTATCTTTCCATATTTCACTTGGTCAGATATACCGTCTTGAAATACCAGAGACTGATGGTTCTAAGAGTATCAAGGATAATCCCTTTCCCATCTGTAAACCTTTAATGTTAAGCTTCTTCTTGGGAAGAGTTTGATTTTTCATCTTTGTAAGTAAAACTGACACATGGCCAGTCATCAAAATACATGTTTGCATGGGTGGGAAAGTGAAGCCAAGAGTGGATAATAATTTACTTCAAGTCACAcagctttagaaagaaaaattgtaGACTAAATTCATATCATTTTGACTTCAAGTGTATTACTCTTCAGTATAATCTATACACTGTTGATTATGTTATTCTATTTCAGTGAGcatgaaatataagaaaacattCCTGATTTAAAGTTGACTCTCCTCTGTCTCAGAATGACATGAATTTTTCTCATGCTGGgtattcccttcttttctttttagcaaaACAGTTTGATTGTCTTTTGCTGCTGTTGTCAAAAACAGAAAGACTTTTGAGTTCATATatcatgctactaaagtaatgctcaaaattctccaagccaggcttcagcaatacgtgaactgtgaacttccagatattcaagctagttttagagaaggcagaggaaccagagaacaaattgccaacatccgctggatcgtggacaaagcaagagagttccagaaaaacacctatttctgctttattgactatgccaaagcctttgactctgtggatcacaataaactgtggaaaattctgagagagatgggaataccagaccacctgacctgcctcttgagaaacctatatgcaggtcaggaagcaacagttagaactgaacatggaataacaaactggttccaaataggaaaaggagtacgtcaaggctgtgtattgtcaccctgcttatttaacttatatgcagagtacatcgtgagaaacccGGGGTTGGAAGAAggatgagctggaatcaagattgccaggagaaatatcaataagctcagatatgtggatgacaccacccttatggcagaaagtgaagaagaactaaaaagcctcttgatgaaagtgaaagaggagagtgaaaaatttggcttgcttccctgatggctcagaggttaaagcatctgcctgcaatgtgggagacctgggttcgatccctgggtcaggaatatcccctggagaaggaaatgacaacccactccagtattcttgcctggagaatcccatggacagaggaacctagtgagctacagtccacgggttgcagagtcagacatgactaagcgacttcagttcacttcaagatcgtggcatcaagtcccatcccttcatggcagatagatggggaaacaatggaagcaataaaaaaaactttattttggggggatctaaaatcactgcagatggtgactgcagccatgaaattaaaagatgcttgctccttggaagaaaacctatgactaacccagatagcatattaaaaagagacattactttgccaacaaagttccgtctagtcaaagttatggtttttccagtagtcatgtatggatgtgggagtaggactataaagaaatgtgagcactgaagaattgaagctgtgtggtgttggagaagactcttgagggtcccttggactgcaaggagatccaaccagtccattatacagagaatcaatcctgactattcattggaaggactgatgctaaagctgaaactcggatactttggccacctgttgtgaagaaatgactcattggtaatgaccctgatgctaggaaagcttGAAAACTGGAGGAGAAGCATAtgagagaggataagatggttggatggcatcattgactccatgGAAATGAGTTTaataaactcggggagttggtaatggacaaggaagcctggcgtgcaacAGTctatgtgatcacaaagagtcagacatgactgagtgactgaactgaactgaggaaatggAAGCCAAATTCCCCTTTCCTATTTGCCTCAAAGTTCTCCCAGGAGATACACATATACTGACATAGGTAATAAATAGTACAGCGAAAATTACAACACTACTTCTAAGAGCAGTGGTGACACCCTATTCATTCTCTTCATTATTATTTGAAGTGGATTGATTTAGTTTGATGTAAGACAGACTTTAAATATCCAAGGTGACTCCATCTTCCTACCACTCAGTGAGGAACCTGGAAATTCCAGCCTCAGAATGTAAAACTTCATTACACAGAGAGGAATTTTAACACACAatagtataatatcatatatgaaatgaatcgttagtccaggttcgatgcatgatactggatgcttggggctgatgcactgggacaacccagagggatggtacagggaggaaggagggaggggggttcaggatggggaacacgtgtatacctgtggtggattcatgttgatgtatggcaaaaccagtacaatattgtaaagtaattaacctccaattaaaataaataaatttatatttaaaaagtacaaaggTATATATTTTGTACAGCAAAACCTCATATATAAACTGCCTACTTCATCTGATGCTTAAATGAATATAGAATGCAATGTCATAAAGGTATAGAAAACACCAACTGTGCCAGACTGAGGGGAAAATTGCATGTCTATCCTCAACAAGGGCATTTGCTGACATAATCATTTTTTAGGAATGATTGTAACCATGTAAGATCTATTTTGGGATCTACCCACATATAGGATGTAACTCTGTTATTTAGTCGCTACATCATGACCAGcacttttgggaccccatgaactgtagtccactgggttcctccgtctatggaatttccaaggcaggaatactggaatgccTTGCCAAAGTCTACTATAttgcaaatgaaaatttaaatgtatatctGTCTCTTACATTTCTTTGTGTGCTAGGCACTTCACAGTTATAAAATGTGCATggtgttttattctatttttcttttatatgaacAGTGAGTGGTTGAAGCAATAATTATTTCTTCCTGAAATAGGCAAGTATCTCTAGTTCAACCCTTGTTCCTAGGAGGTGAAACCAGGAACCACGTACCTGGAAGTGCTTGCAAAGATGGCAAGTGCGTTGCATGCCCTCCAGTAGTTATTAGGCAGTGATTTCACAAAACACAAGACTTGAAAGCAATCTGTGTATGTCTGTCTCTGTGCAAGTTTTTTTGTAAGGAGGTTGTGCAAAAGAGTGGAGGATGGAATTAATAAAATTAGCAAATTTTCTTTGTGGTTTCTGTAATTGCCCAGAGAGTATGCTTTCACACTGAATtggggggaaaataaaaaaatgttaatgactcagtcatgtcctgctctataaaccaatggactgtagcctgccaggctaagctgtccataaaattttccggacaagaatattggaatgggttgccacttcctgctctagggaatcttcccaatccagggatcaaactctttataatctgagccaccagggaagctctcctgTTACACAGACACAGGAGAAGCTCACAGCTTGCCTGTTTAACTCTCCGCTGTACAAGTTCAATAGAATTATCCTTTCTCTCATAATTTCTTTACTGcataacacacaaaaaagcaaatactACAAAGGATAACTCTCCATTATACATGTAAACATTCTATCTTGATTCCCCCTTCTTTCAGTGAGGTCCAAACAGACACTtggtggctcatggtaaagaattctgcctgcaatgagggagatgcaggtttgatccttgggtcaaagggttgatccctggaggagagcatggtaacccactacagtattcttgcctgcagaaccccatggacagaggagcctggcagggtatatttcatgggttcgcaaagagttggagatgactatGTGACTAACATGGAGAAACACACAGAGCTTGATTTGATAACTAAAAATGAGAACTAAGTTATTTCTTCTAAAACTTTGCCAAAAATAGTGATTACAATGGTAtgccaattttattttattttatttttaaatttttatttttactttattttactttacaatactgtattggttttgccatacattgacatgaatctgccacaggtgtacatgagttcccaatcctgaacacccctcccacctcccaccccatatcatctctctggattacTTTTTCCTTAAATAATCTGAAAGAATGAAACctaattttaaagaaagcttattgcttctaaaaaataaaacaagttttattttttatttttattttgttactttacaatattgtattggttttgccatatattgacgtgaatctgccatggatgtacatgtgttccccatcctgaactccccacAAGTTAGATTTTTGTTTTGAGGCTTTGCAAATGAAAGATTTTTGACCAATTTTAAACACAATTTTGGCATCTCAAATagtgataaaatatataatggaatagATGGGCCTCTGCAATGCCTACAAACATTCCCAAATGGTGTAATTATTAATTGCTTATTTAGATATACTTTAGAGGCAGAAGTGGATTTAAAATCAGAAAGCTAAATTTGGTCTAGACTGCTTCATTGAAAAGCTATATAACTGCAAATAAGGCAATAACTACACTAAACTTTATTCTCTCAAACaggcaataaatatatattgacaaTCCATGATGTACAGGACTGGGTGTGCAGAGGTAAAAATACACTTTGCCAGATGAAGCCTAATGTGAAGTGTTTACAGATGCAAAATGGGATATACTAAACATTCATTATAGAACCTTCCATCTCAGgcattaaaggagaaataaatattctTGCTCAACGAAGGCTAGAGAGACAGGAAAATCAAACATTGTCTGAGTCATGCTTCCAATAACAAGAGGCAGATAAGACATCTACAATATGTCAGTCTAATGTTCcctgcttccaacaacacaagactctacacatggacatcaccagatggtcaacactgatatcagattgatt
Coding sequences within it:
- the LOC138083288 gene encoding olfactory receptor 8B8-like, with translation MLVRMAIIKKMAPGNGSFVTKFILLGLTNQPDLQLPLFFLFLGMYMVTVLGNLGLIILIALNSHLHTPMYFFLFNLSLIDLCYSTVFTPKMLINFLSKKNIISYMGCMTQLYFFCFFSISECYVLTSMAYDRYVAICKPLLYNTAMSPKVCSSLMLGSYLMAFSGAMAHTGCMLRVTFCDANTINHYFCDILPLLELSCTSTYVSELEVFIVVGINIIVPSLTIFVSYGLILTNILHISSTEGRSKAFSTCSSHIIAVSLFFGSGAFMYLKPPSAVSMDEGKISSVFYTNMAPMINPLIYSLRNKDVKLALRKTLSRRQF